From the genome of Halobacteriovorax marinus SJ:
AATCAACGTATTGGAAGTATCCTGTCTAATGATACACCTGTTGAACTTGTAAGTAGCCCAAAAATTATTCTTCACATAATTCCAATAGATAATTTTTTAAATCCAAAGATCGACCTGTCAAAAATAAATCAGAATGATCGATTAGGTTACTTTCCAGTAACAGGAGCTTCTTGTAATGAAAGATTAAATTACGATGGGTTTTATACATATTGGGCTAGTTCTTATGAAAGTGGAGGAGAAAATTATTCATATACTCAGGTATATAGGAATGGTGTGATCGAAAGTGTCGATGCGTTTTCGATAGGAGAGAGGGGGGAAGACAAACAAAAGTTAATTCCAAGCGTTTCGTATGAAGAAGATTTGATTAAGTTCACTGATAGAGTTTTGGGCTACCTTGCTAGAGATGGAGTTTCAGGTCCTGCAATTCTATACTTAAGCCTTTTAGGAGTGAGAGGTTATGAAATGGCTATAGGATCTGGCTTTCTTCCACGTTTTAATAAAACGACCATTGATAAGGATGACTTGATTTTGCCCGAAATATATATAGAAGATATTGAAAACTTTTCAGCTTTGTCAGTATTGAAATCTTCTTTCGATCTTATATGGAATGCTTGTGGGTTCGAGCGAAGCTTTAACTTTGATGAAAATGGAAATTGGAAAAGACGATAAGAGTTTTGCTATGAGTAATTATAAAAGCTTAAGTTATATATCTAAGATCTTTTGGCACTTTCTTGGGCCTAAACCTGTAGACTATGTAGATGCGAAAGATAGACTTAGTTCATATCGGGAAATCCTGACTAGACTTGAATCTATGATCAATGACTCAGAAGAAGTTGTTTTAGAACGATATATTGGGAATGGTAAGTTTTATGAGAGACAATTTGACTTTGCCGAAGATAATTTTATGGCAAACTGGGGGACATTGAATTCAATCTCTACTCTTGATGAGAATAAAACATACTTGATCGAAGAACCTAAAGCTCTATGTTTTTGTGATATACCCATAAATCATTTACCTGAACATATGAAAAAGTATGGTGATATTGGGATTGGAGTAAGAAAAGATGTTCTTCAATCAAAAGTAAATGACTTTTTACCTGTACACTACAGGCCAATTAGAAATAAGAGTGACTTCTTAAACATGAAGGATCATTTCTCAAAGAAAGATCCAAAAGAACGTAAGTTTCGCTTAAAGAGATACTCTAAGATACCTACAGAGTTTAGTGAGTATGATGATGGTTATACTTCTAAGTCAAATACAGAAACTTTCAGCCAGATATATGAGGAGAGAGAATGGAGGACTTTTGAGAAGGTAAAGCTAAAACGAAGCGATATTAGTTTTGTTCTTTTACCTGATCGTAATATATTAAAGGGAAAAACTGAATTCAGAAAAATACAAGAATTAATAAACTCCGAAATTGGAGTTATTTATGCAGAAGAGTTGTACGGAGAATAAGTGAAAAGAAAAAATATATTAAAAGGTTTACATAAATTTCTTGCAAAACAAGATAGTGTTGGAGAGTTATTAGAGATTTTAGTGTTACCCCAGGTGGTAAACAATAGTGATCTGGACCTTCGTAGAAGTATTGTTTTTACAAACGTAGATAACCCAGAACAGCTTCTAGATAAGATAAATGATGCAGGCATTTTAATCGAAGATCGTAATCATAGAACATATCAAGACGTAGATCAAATTTTGGAAAGTGATCTCATTGACCTAGGGGATTACTCTTTAGAGAATAATTGGAGGTGTCGGATTCTTAGGGAGGGGACTGATTTCACCTTGAATACACCAAATGATGAGCTTTCTAACCTCTTGCTCAAGTCATATTGGAGGTTGGTAATAACGCGGCACGAAGATCGCTATTTTCCAAAATATAATTTACAGCCTGTCTTTTATTACCCTGGGGACAGTGTTGGTGAGATGGAGGACTTCAAGAAAGGTATATCCCAATTTGTTGAGTATATTTTAAAGTCTAAAAAACTCGACGTTAATTTTGACTATGTTAAATTCTTTTCAATTGATAGAGGAAATGAAATTGAGACATCAGAACTTAATCCATTTGGAGACGAAGATTTCTTAATGACAGATTTCCTTAGTCGAATTACTGCAGAAAAATCTCAAACGATTGATACTATATATAGTGCCTATCAAGATATTTGGAGCTAGAGCTAATAGTAGTTTTATTAACTAACTTTTGTTCTTTTTTCTCATCTTTTTAACTCTACTTCTTGAACCACAAGTTTTAGAACACCACTTTACATTAGATCGACCGATAAAGAATTTCTTGCATTCGGGACTTTGGCATCTCTTGAGCCCATCAAGCCAGCCAAGTGAGGTCATGCTTGAAAATAAGTAGCATGCAAATACAGCAGGCTCGGGATGATGTTGAAGATGTGCAATATGAGTCGTAATAAGTTTTTTATTTTCTCTACCGACAAAGCATTGGTGCCTTACCGGGTGACTTGCCTACACTTTTGATTAGTATTAAAATGAATTCACCCAAACGTTACACAAAAGAGTAGTGATAACGTTTATCGAAAGAATGGGCCGTCGTGGCTATTTTGGCTACACTTCGCTTTGTGCTCTTTATGAAAACAGAGCGTCGCTAGTCTGTCGCACCTCCACCACTTAATTTACATCCAAAACCTCTCTAGTTAGACTATAGACCTAGTATTCAAATATCGAACTGAGGTCACATGATTTACAATCCAGAAAGACATGAAGAATTAACCACTGTTAATTGGGATGAAAGAAAAGTCATTGATTGTATAGAGTCTATATATGAGGACTCTCAGAAAAACTTTGATAGTATTGAAAAGCAAACAATGTACTTTGGAAAAGCTGGAGCTTTATTTGGTCTTTTAGAAATATCGAAATTCTTAAATAGGCCTTTGTCTCTAGATCCTAAGAAAGTTATTTCTGAAGTTTATGCGGCTTACTTAAAAAATCCAGATACAGAAAGTGTTGTCCCATCTCTATATTTAGGAGAAGTAGGAATATTACTCGTCGAATACTTGGTAAATCCGTCTAAGAATTTAGAGAATAAATTATTTCACTTAGTTAAAAGCAATATAGAAAATCCAACTCTTGAGGCCCTGTGGGCAGCTCCTGGGACAATGATTGCTGCGAGTTGGTTTTATGACAAAACTAAGAAAGATGAATGGAGAGAGCTATTCGTTGAGAATGCTGAGTACCTTATTACTAAGCTAAAAGAACAGAGTGATGAAAACTTAATCTGGCAGCAGGACCTGTATGGAAAGAAAGTTCGATATACTGGAGCTGGGCATGGTTACTTTGGTAATATGTTTGGAATTTTAAAGAATATTGATTTGTTAAAATCTGACGATAAAGAGTATGTCCTATCGCATATAAAATTGGTGTTAGACGAATTAGCAATTGAAGAAGATGGCGCAGTTAATTGGGCGCCAGTATTTCCTTCGAACCCTGAACTTAAACCATTAACTCAATGGTGTCATGGAGCTCCGGGAATTATAAATAGTCTAAAGCGGTACCCTCAAAATGACCCTGTAGTAGAGAGCTTACTCGTAAAGGCCGGCGAACTCATATGGAGAGCTGGACCACTCACAAAGGGTGTTGGCATTTGTCATGGAACTGATGGAAATGGATTTTCATTCCTACAATTGAATAAAAGAACAGGGAATGAAATGTGGCTAGAAAGGGCGAGGAAGTTTGCCATGCATTGCCTTTCACAACGTAAGAACGAGTACACACTATTTACAGGTGATATTGGCTTGGCCTTATATCTAATTGCGTGCATAGAAAAGACAGATAACTTTCCATTTCTTGATGATTTCTAATCGTTTATTTGAAGACTCTGACGGACTTAATGTTTAAATGTCTACTCAAGTAGACTTTTGTTGAGAAAATCATGAAAAGGTATGTAATGTATACTGGAGTATACATATGAGTGGTGAAGTATCGCTACTCTTATGAGCCAATTTCTATATCTGCCTAACTATTTAATATTATTATAGGTAATGCTTTTGTATTTCATATTTTCTGTAATAACTTTATGTCGTGTATTATAATTGACATATATAAGTTACACTTTCTTGGTAAAGTAGTGTAATATATTGATGTCATCATATTTTTTTGACATAGGTAAGTTACATGAGTGAAAACAAAATAAAAGAGCTTAGAGACATAATTGGGAATAGAAGTTTCCAAACAAAAGATGCATTAGAGCACGGAGTGAGTTCTCGAATGCTTTCTTTTTATACAAATAGAGGTGATATTGAGCGTATAGGCAGAGGTCTTTACATATTCTCAGATTACGATGTCGAAGTTGATTATGAGTTTCATGAACTTGTACTGACAGCAAAGAGCATAAAGGGTTCTGTAATTTGCCTAGTTTCAGCACTTAGCTATTGGGACATTACTGATGAGATTCAAAAGGATTATTGGCTAGCAATTCCAAATAATCATCCTATTCCAAAAGGTCGAAAGAGAACTAGATTTATTCGACCAAGGGATCTTGTTACTGGAGTAATAAGTAAAAACATTGCTGGAGTTAAGGTGAAGATAACGACGCCTGAAAGAAGTGTCTGTGATGCTTTTAAATATCTCGACGAGGAAGCCGCGATCACTTCACTTCGCTCTTACATGAGTCAGGAAAAAGTAAATATTCCTGCACTTCTTAATACAGCAAAAAAACTTAAAGTAAAAAAGGTTCTAGAGATAATGAGAGAGATTGCTGAGGCAAGGGGCAAAGACTATCCTACAATTGATAGAGATAAGTTTAGAGACTATGTATCATGGCTCACTGATCAAAAGGAAAATACTAAATGAGTGTTGAATCAATAAGGGCCAAGCTTAAAACAATCGCAAGAGACACTGAAATTCAGCTCATAGAAGATTTTAGTATAGAGCTTAGTTCAAATTGGGAGTTATTTATGAAGAAGCTTGATAATTGTCCTGAGACTATTGGTGAGGTCATTAAAGGTATAAATAATTATCTAGGTTCAAATAGAATACTTTAAATTTTCTTACGAATATTTAGCACTTGTTGCTTTAATCTCAATGTCAAAAAACATTCACTTAAAGCAACTCACCAATTCGATGAATGAAGAGGTTCATAATTGACCAGCTTTCTTTTTGCAGTTCAAAGTAGCGCTCGTATTTATAGTCTGGCTCGTCCCTAAGAAGGTCTAGTCCCATTTCATCGTGTCCTTCGTCGGCATGCATGTGGGAGTTAATATGCTCGCTCTTTTCTTGCAGAGTATTTGCAAAGTGTGAGTAGAATAAGTGGGCGCATTTTTCAAGGACCATTTGCACCATGATGATTCGCTCGCTATTGTCTAGAAGATAATTTCTTTGAACAAACCAAGCACAACTTGACTCTAGAATTGGGTCCCAGATCTTTTCTCTCTTGCGCTCCTTTGCAAGACTTTTGTTATGACCTAGTTCTTCAAGAAAGTGTTCCATAAAGACTTTGCCATGGGCCTTAGAGTCACAAAGCCCCACTCTCAAATACATTAATCTTTGAAAGTGATCGCTCATAACCTGCAGACAATCGAGTAGGGTGTTTTGCTTTTCAAGTGAGTCGATACTTATTTTAAATGTGTGGTTATTATTGTAGAAGTCCTGTGCTATCTGATTATTTCTTTCAATCAGCTGATCAAACTTGCTTAAGAAATTCACTCTTGGAGATTCTTGATTCTCATAAAGACCTGTAGGGTTAAATTGTACTGATAATGCCCAAAATGATTGATTGGCCTCAGTCTTAAAGCCATGGTTTGCACCTTCTGGAACGAAAACAATATCACCTTTCTTTAGCGGGAACTCCTTATCTGCTGCAAAACAACCTTTTCCCTCTGTAAGAATAATCATGCTATCTTCTTGATGACGATGGGGCGCAAGGCTTTGACCATTCTCAAGCTTTACCCAGGAGCAAGAGAAGTTACTTGGAAATAATTCCTGCAAAAGAGTATTACTTGAAAAGTTTTTTAAAGTTCCAAGGTTATGGTGAACACCACCAACGATGGCCTCATGAATACTAGGGAGCTCTTCTCTGGTGATGATTTGAAGTTGTCTCTCTTCTAGAGGCACTGACTCACGATCAAAGTATGTCGTTTCAGGGTTTTCTTCTGATTCAAAAATTGCAGTTTCTTGAAATTGAATAGAGAGCGCTTTAAATCCGTTTTCACCTTTTCCGATAAAGCCGTGTAAATTCCACTCAGGGATATACACTACGTCGCCGGCCTTAATATCCACTTGGCTGTCTCCGGTACTGCGCCCTTGGCCTTCTGTAATGATGAGAACACTGGCACATGGGTGATAGTGCTCCTTTAATGACTCGCCAGATCTAAGAGCGCTCCAGCTGATAGAAATATCCTCAGGAATATGTGTCTTTAAATATGGGTGAGACTTAAAGTTTCTAACTTCACCAAGCTGTGTGACTTCTCCTTCAAGTGTAATTTCCGTCATACAGGCCAGGTCTTGTCTATTTATTGTATGGACAGCAGTTTGATTCATATTCTTCTCCCTTTTGATTAGCTTACACAGGCAGATTAACAAACTAGAAAACTTGCGCATAATTCAAAAGAGATATATAGTGATTCTAAAAAGGAATCATATGCGCCTTCGCGATCATATAGAGAAACTCAATTATTTTGTGGCCTGTGTTGAGCATGGTACTCTTCGAAAGACCTCTGCTGCAATCGGAGTCGGACAACCACAGTTAACTAAAGTCATCAAACAACTTGAAGACCTTCTTGAGACACAATTAATTATTCGCTCCCGTCAGGGAATTACAACCACAAAAGATGGGCAATTACTTTACGATGAAGGTAAACGCATTTTGCAATCTGTGGATAAGTTAGAATTTTCTCTCAATCAAAGTGAAGAAGAGCTACACGGAGAGATCACGATTGGAACTTACGATAGTATCTCTCGATATTTCTTTCCTGACTTTATAAAGTATATGAATTCTCTTTTTCCAAAACTATCTATAAGTCTCTATACTAGTCGTAGTGATGATCTACTAAGTAAGCTTAAAAAAGGAAAAATAGACTTTGCTGTCTTTGTGGGAAAGAATAGAAGTAAAGAGATAGTATCTAAAGTTGTTTATGATGATCACTTCTGCTTTTATCAATCAAATAAACTTGAAAAATCTTTTACTAAATCTCTCATCTACTTCCCATCGCCTCTAGAGGGGGACTCTATGAAGGAGATGACCAAGAATTTCGAAACTTTTCATCATTGCATGAATCTTGAAACAGTTTTGAGTCTCACGAGTTCTGGACTTGGAGTAGGGCTCTTGCCAACGAAAGTGGCGCAGGAACAAATTCTAAGTGGTAAGCTCAAGTATATTTATCCCAGTCAAAAGTTTGCTCCTCATAGTGTTTCGATCGCTAAGTCAAAGAAGACAGACTCTACAGAGGTAAGTATCGTATACGATGAGGTGCTGCGCTTTCTCAATATTTGGCTTGGGCATTAAGGGAATGTAATGAGTAAGATAATTTTAAGACATTTAAAAATTTCAGATGAAGAACAATTTCACAGGGCCAATAATGCACAATGGGGTGACTTTCCCTTTGCTCACTACTGGGAGACATTGGCTGAAAAAGACTTTTCTAGATACGTTAGAATTTTACCTGAATTTTCAAAAGGTCTTCATCTACCTAAAGGACATGTTCCTTGTACTTTCTTATTTGCCTTCAACGATAAAGGCGAAATTATAGGTCGCACCTCAATTAGGCATGAACTCACAGAGCATTTGCTTCAAGTTGGCGGACACATTGGATATGGTGTTGTTCCTGAGCATCGCCAAAAGGGTTACGCGACTAGTATTCTAGAGGAGTCATTAAAGTACATTAGAAGTAACTTAGCAGGAATTGATAGGGCCCTAGTCACTTGTGATGAGGGGAACCTTGGATCTCAGAGAACTATTGAAAAGAATAATGGTGTGTTAGAGAATATTATCGATACACCCAGTGGAATTAGAAAAATGAGGTATTGGATTTCACTGTAACTACTATGATATGCACTGCTGATTACTTCCGATCTATGTAATAATCTTAACTTTTGGACAAGGAATTGAACATGTCCCAAAAGAGAGGCCCTTTCCCTTGGACGTGTCTTGATAAAAATAAGATTTTAACTCAATAAATTTACGAATAATTTTCCCTTTCCTATAACTCAGTCATCAAACAAATATAAGTTTTTAAAACTTAATAACTAACCTTATAGGAGAGGAAACATGAAAAAATTATTAGCGTTAACTTCAATTTTACTTTCAACTGCTTCATTTGCTTATGTAACTGGAGATAAGATTCACTTTCAAAAAGATTCTACTTATGTTTCTGCGGCCTATAGTAAATCTCTATGCTTTGATGGTGAGAACTTTAAAGCAAATATTAGAAAGTGTACAAGATGGACAACAAATGATGAGAGAAGATGTACTAGATACGGTGTATTTGCAGCGACTCAACCTCAAGAGTCTACAAGAAAGCGTTGTGCAAGATGGGGTGGAAGAGATGATAGCAACTGCCTTAAGTGGGAGACTGTAAGATACTTCCAATCTGAAGTTAGAACAGTAAAGTTTTACGGACAAAATGATGATCTTAGAAAAACGGAAACGATCGTAATCCCAACTTGTATGTAAGAAGATGAGATTGTTTTAGTGTGAAGTGTGAGAGGCGTCCTAGTAAATAGGGCGTCTCGTTCTTTATTTTAAACAAAGTCTGAGGCTTAAGTGCTTGAAATTGTGACTATTTGTCTCGCGTAAATATTACATATTGGGCCATCTGATAATTGTTTAATGCTATATTTCGACTCTATGAATTTTGATACTGAAAATAGTGAGAAAACTCTTAGCGATTCTCACACCTGCTCTGACTACTGTGAGCAAATTCGACTAGACCTTGAGTCTTTTATTTCTAATTTTCCAAATAAGAGTTTTGCAATACGTGTCCTTGCTAAGGAATCTGCTATTAGTGAGAAGACCATCAAGCGTCTCTTAAAGAAAACCAATAGACCGACATACGATACGATCTTTGCTCTCTATGCAGTGATTTTGGAAACTGAGGATGAAGAGTTAATTCTCTCTAAGGTTGCTCCATCTTTAAGTAATTACTTAAATCAAATGACTGCGAGAAAACTTAAGAAGAAAAAGAATCTGGACTATGACTTCTTAGAAATGCTTAAAAAAGATCCAGTCATCTGTGAGCTCTTCGTTCAGGCAGCAACCGGTGGTGTTAATGAGAGCGCAATTGGCTATCGCTACGGTCAATACGGCCTAGAGCTCTTAGAGCGCATGAGTGAACTGAAAATTTTAAGAGCTGTAGATAAGGGAGTTTATGAACTCTCTCCTCATGCTCCTAGTGTTGAAGGGGAAGTTCTTAAGTTTATTGGACTTCGATTTAGTGAGGTTTTCTCTAAACCAACAAACTCACAGGAAACAAATAATAACGTCATGTCATTCTATGCAAATTCTCTAAATGAAGAAGGTTATAAAGAATGGCTTCGCATAGATACAGAGGCCTTCTATAAAAAGTTAGAAGTTGCAAAGATGAAAGAGTATAAAGGTGCCATGAGGTATTTTACGTTTAACGCTACAGATAGCATGAGCAAGTAATATGATGAAGTATTTTATTTTTACATTAAGTTTATTAATAGGTCTTAGCTCATTAGCAAAAGATGGTATTGGTGGAATCATTGGTGGAACGGGGAGAACCTGGAAAGAGGAGATGAGTAGTAGGCGCAATTATATAGGTTGGCCAGAGATTCATCACGCCACTAATCCAAGATCATATAAAGTTCATGAATTATGTATTAAAGATAATGAGACCCTAGCTAGTATTAAGACGCGAAAAGAATATGAGTGGAAGGTGAGTAATTGGAGACTTAAGCGAGAGCTCGTTAGAGAGTATCGTATGGAAGTGGAGCGTGTCTTCAATAGTAATAAGAACTGCGAAGCATCTTCTTATTATAATTGTCAGATTCAAGGTCAATATGTAGAGAATGTCGTTCAAGTCCCAATCTATAGAGGGTTTAATGAGAGACAAGATGGTGATAACCGTATCCAATTTCTTCATACTAATGATCCTCAAAGGGTTGAAGAATTTAGAATACCTAAATGTAAAAAGATACAATAAGAAGAGGATTAGGAATTACTACAGATTTGATGTATTTAGTTTTTAATAAGAGTTTTATCTAGAGTGAGGCCATAGACCTCACTCTTTTAATTTAAATATTTTTTTGAATTAATCGAGAAGGTTTTCATAATTTACTTTAACGCATTTTTCTACGAACTCGTTTAACTCTCTCTCTGTAGAGGCGAAACCTTCTTTGTCGGCCCATTCCTTACAGCTCGTTTCAAACTTACTATCTGTACAATCTACCCATGCATCCCACTGGTTTAATTCTTTTGTACAAGCGCTACTTTCTTCTTGAGTATCAACTTCATAACA
Proteins encoded in this window:
- a CDS encoding lanthionine synthetase C family protein, producing MIYNPERHEELTTVNWDERKVIDCIESIYEDSQKNFDSIEKQTMYFGKAGALFGLLEISKFLNRPLSLDPKKVISEVYAAYLKNPDTESVVPSLYLGEVGILLVEYLVNPSKNLENKLFHLVKSNIENPTLEALWAAPGTMIAASWFYDKTKKDEWRELFVENAEYLITKLKEQSDENLIWQQDLYGKKVRYTGAGHGYFGNMFGILKNIDLLKSDDKEYVLSHIKLVLDELAIEEDGAVNWAPVFPSNPELKPLTQWCHGAPGIINSLKRYPQNDPVVESLLVKAGELIWRAGPLTKGVGICHGTDGNGFSFLQLNKRTGNEMWLERARKFAMHCLSQRKNEYTLFTGDIGLALYLIACIEKTDNFPFLDDF
- a CDS encoding LysR family transcriptional regulator, yielding MRLRDHIEKLNYFVACVEHGTLRKTSAAIGVGQPQLTKVIKQLEDLLETQLIIRSRQGITTTKDGQLLYDEGKRILQSVDKLEFSLNQSEEELHGEITIGTYDSISRYFFPDFIKYMNSLFPKLSISLYTSRSDDLLSKLKKGKIDFAVFVGKNRSKEIVSKVVYDDHFCFYQSNKLEKSFTKSLIYFPSPLEGDSMKEMTKNFETFHHCMNLETVLSLTSSGLGVGLLPTKVAQEQILSGKLKYIYPSQKFAPHSVSIAKSKKTDSTEVSIVYDEVLRFLNIWLGH
- a CDS encoding type IV toxin-antitoxin system AbiEi family antitoxin domain-containing protein; translation: MSENKIKELRDIIGNRSFQTKDALEHGVSSRMLSFYTNRGDIERIGRGLYIFSDYDVEVDYEFHELVLTAKSIKGSVICLVSALSYWDITDEIQKDYWLAIPNNHPIPKGRKRTRFIRPRDLVTGVISKNIAGVKVKITTPERSVCDAFKYLDEEAAITSLRSYMSQEKVNIPALLNTAKKLKVKKVLEIMREIAEARGKDYPTIDRDKFRDYVSWLTDQKENTK
- a CDS encoding GNAT family N-acetyltransferase, whose translation is MSKIILRHLKISDEEQFHRANNAQWGDFPFAHYWETLAEKDFSRYVRILPEFSKGLHLPKGHVPCTFLFAFNDKGEIIGRTSIRHELTEHLLQVGGHIGYGVVPEHRQKGYATSILEESLKYIRSNLAGIDRALVTCDEGNLGSQRTIEKNNGVLENIIDTPSGIRKMRYWISL
- a CDS encoding AlbA family DNA-binding domain-containing protein; the encoded protein is MNYSDISEINEAEIRALIENEVIENAHLEYKKDIHFNNDKEKKELLADICSFCNIGGGVILYGIDEKRDEGKTTGLPSSVCGLSVNLDEVIRKIDESVRHSIEPRVIGLKMAQLEVDEKIVLVIFIPRSINPPHMVTFKGSSRFWRRANASKYQMGMEEIRESILGGNNLRTKIKEFRNQRIGSILSNDTPVELVSSPKIILHIIPIDNFLNPKIDLSKINQNDRLGYFPVTGASCNERLNYDGFYTYWASSYESGGENYSYTQVYRNGVIESVDAFSIGERGEDKQKLIPSVSYEEDLIKFTDRVLGYLARDGVSGPAILYLSLLGVRGYEMAIGSGFLPRFNKTTIDKDDLILPEIYIEDIENFSALSVLKSSFDLIWNACGFERSFNFDENGNWKRR
- a CDS encoding CGNR zinc finger domain-containing protein, with the translated sequence MTSLGWLDGLKRCQSPECKKFFIGRSNVKWCSKTCGSRSRVKKMRKKNKS
- a CDS encoding abortive infection system antitoxin AbiGi family protein is translated as MSNYKSLSYISKIFWHFLGPKPVDYVDAKDRLSSYREILTRLESMINDSEEVVLERYIGNGKFYERQFDFAEDNFMANWGTLNSISTLDENKTYLIEEPKALCFCDIPINHLPEHMKKYGDIGIGVRKDVLQSKVNDFLPVHYRPIRNKSDFLNMKDHFSKKDPKERKFRLKRYSKIPTEFSEYDDGYTSKSNTETFSQIYEEREWRTFEKVKLKRSDISFVLLPDRNILKGKTEFRKIQELINSEIGVIYAEELYGE
- a CDS encoding cupin domain-containing protein — translated: MNQTAVHTINRQDLACMTEITLEGEVTQLGEVRNFKSHPYLKTHIPEDISISWSALRSGESLKEHYHPCASVLIITEGQGRSTGDSQVDIKAGDVVYIPEWNLHGFIGKGENGFKALSIQFQETAIFESEENPETTYFDRESVPLEERQLQIITREELPSIHEAIVGGVHHNLGTLKNFSSNTLLQELFPSNFSCSWVKLENGQSLAPHRHQEDSMIILTEGKGCFAADKEFPLKKGDIVFVPEGANHGFKTEANQSFWALSVQFNPTGLYENQESPRVNFLSKFDQLIERNNQIAQDFYNNNHTFKISIDSLEKQNTLLDCLQVMSDHFQRLMYLRVGLCDSKAHGKVFMEHFLEELGHNKSLAKERKREKIWDPILESSCAWFVQRNYLLDNSERIIMVQMVLEKCAHLFYSHFANTLQEKSEHINSHMHADEGHDEMGLDLLRDEPDYKYERYFELQKESWSIMNLFIHRIGELL